From Topomyia yanbarensis strain Yona2022 chromosome 1, ASM3024719v1, whole genome shotgun sequence, one genomic window encodes:
- the LOC131676905 gene encoding scavenger receptor class B member 1-like produces MTTTPVFPLDAGQKRIVKFGFLGLIFIALGCTVVVIDPTDLIVTNMLSMYEGSYLHRLWKKPPLDVFISIYVFNVTNADAFLRGEEKIRLVEVGPYVYQEYLENHNSTFNANGTLSFTPVRHQIFVPDRSVSDPQKDLIIVPNIALLGVSSAAYRMSAWASLAVAAALKPLGMPPFLNISVHDLLWGYDDPLVNVASTLLPDIINFEKIGILDRMFDDGYDTVTINLPESVQNLRKAKIVADVDHDEMDLVEDEYFAGAVLQDDEQEEADEIIRNYSIDLWNGSPGLAHWGYVGKDHWDAERRNTPCNTLQGSYDGTVFPRNISKTEIFRVYRKAFCRTLPIAFERQGEHDGIEAYWFSIKENAFESSLDDPYSSCYCRNGKCLPKGLGDLSPCWYNIPVAVSLPHFYKGDPTLVEAVDGLKPDKEKHDAIIIMQPQLGIPMKASIRVQINLLTNVSFNADLRSFHNRVIPLIWAEMAVEKLTPDIVLLLHLLFDIAPYLQSGCVYLLWLLGVSLLATTALMLLCSRHATLEYDPRKSIRYSTVNMIPYPLRKELEKYGEGEIRREALLIENEA; encoded by the exons GAATCGTCAAGTTCGGTTTTCTGGGGCTTATCTTCATCGCGCTGGGCTGTACCGTAGTGGTGATCGATCCGACCGATTTGATCGTGACGAAT ATGCTATCTATGTATGAAGGTTCCTATCTACACCGGCTGTGGAAAAAACCACCATTGGATGTGTTCATCAGTATTTATGTGTTCAACGTGACTAACGCCGACGCGTTTCTTCGTGGTGAGGAAAAAATTCGGCTAGTGGAGGTCGGACCTTACGTATACCAAGAATACTTGGAAAATCACAACTCAACATTCAACGCAAACGGAACTCTAAGCTTCACGCCCGTCCGCCATCAAATATTCGTTCCTGATCGCTCGGTCAGTGACCCTCAGAAAGATTTAATAATAGTCCCAAACATCGCCTTACTAGGAGTATCCAGTGCAGCATACCGGATGTCCGCTTGGGCCTCCctagcagtagcagcagcactTAAACCTCTAGGTATGCCTCCGTTTCTGAACATTAGTGTTCACGATCTTCTCTGGGGGTATGACGATCCGTTGGTCAATGTTGCCTCGACCCTTCTGCCGGATATCATTAACttcgaaaaaattggaatcctCGATCGT ATGTTCGACGATGGTTACGATACGGTCACGATAAACCTGCCGGAATCGGTGCAAAACCTACGGAAAGCTAAGATCGTCGCCGATGTGGATCATGACGAAATGGATCTCGTGGAGGATGAATACTTTGCCGGGGCTGTGCTGCAGGATGATGAACAAGAAGAAGCCGATGAGATCATCCGTAACTATTCGATCGATTTGTGGAATGGTTCCCCTGGTCTGGCCCATTGGGGTTACGTAGGAAAGGATCACTGGGATGCGGAGCGGAG AAACACTCCGTGTAACACCTTGCAGGGATCGTACGACGGGACGGTGTTCCCGCGAAACATTTCCAAGACTGAGATATTCAGGGTGTACCGGAAAGCCTTCTGTCGAACGTTGCCGATCGCTTTCGAACGGCAAGGCGAACACGACGGTATCGAGGCCTACTGGTTCTCGATAAAGGAGAATGCATTCGAGAGTTCGCTGGATGATCCGTACAGTTCGTGCTACTGCCGGAATGGAAAATGTCTACCCAAAGGGTTGGGGGATTTGAGTCCCTGTTGGTACA ATATACCAGTAGCCGTTTCGTTGCCTCACTTCTACAAAGGAGATCCGACGTTGGTAGAAGCAGTCGATGGTCTCAAACCGGATAAGGAGAAACATGACGCAATTATTATTATGCAGCCA CAACTTGGAATTCCTATGAAAGCAAGCATTCGGGTGCAAATCAACTTGCTGACTAACGTCAGCTTTAACGCAGATCTACGATCTTTCCACAACCGAGTAATTCCTCTCATTTGGGCCGAAATG GCTGTTGAGAAACTTACACCGGACATCGTGTTGCTGCTGCACCTGCTGTTCGACATTGCACCGTACCTGCAGAGCGGGTGCGTGTATCTGCTGTGGCTGCTCGGTGTTTCACTACTCGCCACCACGGCGCTGATGTTGCTCTGTTCGCGTCATGCAACACTCGAGTACGACCCGCGCAAGTCGATCCGATACTCCACGGTCAACATGATACCGTATCCGTTGCGGAAGGAGCTGGAGAAGTACGGCGAGGGTGAGATTCGGCGGGAGGCGCTGCTGATAGAGAACGAGGCGTAG